CTGCGCGGTCACGTCGCGGGCCGCGGCGAACACACCGAGTACGTTGCCTCGCGCGTCCTTGTAGACCGACGCGTTGTAGAGCACGTCCGTGAGGCGGCCATCCCTGTGGCGGATGGTCAGCGGGTAGTCGGTGACGAACCCCTTGGCAAAGACCTGCTGATAGCCCTCTCGCGCCTTCTCGGGTTCGGTAAAGTAATCTGAAAAGTCGGTCCCGATGAGCTTCTCGCGCGAAACGCCGGTGACCTTTATGGAACCCTCGTTCACATCCGTGATCTTGCCTTCCGGGCTGATCGTCACGAGCGGGTCAAGACTTGCC
This genomic window from Nitrospirota bacterium contains:
- a CDS encoding PAS domain S-box protein yields the protein MKVSSQNRVQPRSVAKFRRTERLEASVSSGTEAPQDAAAQKEASQYARSLIEASLDPLVTISPEGKITDVNEGSIKVTGVSREKLIGTDFSDYFTEPEKAREGYQQVFAKGFVTDYPLTIRHRDGRLTDVLYNASVYKDARGNVLGVFAAARDVTAQ